GCTCATAAAGAAAAAACCAAAAGCCATAATAATAACACCTATTGCCATTTTAAATAACGACGAAGATTCTTTTCCTTTTTTTCCCCATTTATGCCAAAAAGCACCAACAGCAGTTCCTAAAATAATAATAAAAAATGCATTTACTGATTGAAATACAGCTGCAGGAACTTCATAATCAAAGAAAGGAAGTAACCTATCTGTTTTTTGCTCAGTATACAAACTCATTAATCCACCAGCTTGCTCAAAAGCACCCCAAAAAACAATGATAATTAAGAAAGATAAAAACATTACTAACATTCTATCTTTTTCTACCGCTGTTAAAGGTTTTTTCATTAATTCTTTATCTGGCGAATCATTTTTCCCTAAAAATTCTCCTACTCCTTCTAAATATTTTAAACCATACATATACACTATCTGCCCCAAAGCCATACCAATACCAGCTAATCCAAAACCATAGTGCCAACCATATTTTGCAGCTACAATACCTACTGCTAAAGCACCTAAGAAAGCACCTAAATTTATTCCAATATAAAAAACATAAAATCCTTTATCTCTTCTATCATCTCCTTTTGGGTATAACCCACCAACCATTGTAGAAATATTTGGTTTTAAAAAACCTACACCTATTACAATAAATAATAAACCAGTAAAGAAAGCCCATTGTGTATCAATAGCTAAAATACCATGACCTATACACAAAAGAACACCTCCTAGCATTACTGCTTTTTTCTGACCAATATATTTATCTGCAATCCAACCTCCTGGTATTGAAGTTAAATAAACTAACATTGTATAAGTACCATAAAAAGATATTGTTTCTGTATTTGACCACCCAAAACCAGATTGAGGATTCCCTAATAATATAGGTGCTGCTAAATACAATGTTAATATGGCACGCATACCGTAGTATGAAAATCGTTCCCACATTTCTACAAAAAATAATACATATAGTCCCTTAGGATGCCCCCAAAGATCTTCTTGCTTTACAGTGTTCATATTTGTTATATTTTATAAATTATTTTTAATGAAATTCGTCATTTTTGTATATAAATGTAAACGAGTATTACCACCATAAATTCCGTGATTTCTATCAGGATACATTCCCCATTCAAATTGTTTATTTGCTTGTATTAAAGCTTCTGCCATTCTATAAGCATTCTGTACATGTACATTATCATCTCCCGTTCCATGAATCAACAAATACTTCCCTTTTAATAACTCTGGATAGTTTAATGGTGAATTTTCATCATACCCTGTTGGATTTTCTTCTGGAGTTCTCATATAACGTTCAGTATAAATACTATCATAAAAACGCCAAGTTGTAACAGGAGCTACTGCTATTGCTGTTGCAAAAATATCATTCCCTTTTAGTAAACAGTTAGTACTCATATGTCCTCCAAAAGACCATCCCCAAATACCAATTCTCTTTGCGTCTACATAAGATAAATCAGCTAGTTTCTTTGCAACTGCTATTTGATCTTCAGTTTCAAGCTTTACCAAGTTCATGTAAGTAACTTTTTTAAAGTCTCTTCCTTTAAATCCTGTACCTCTACCATCAACACAAACAACAATATAACCGTCTTGTGCTAACATTTGATGCCAGTAATCATTTGCTCCGTTCCAACTATTCTTTACATTCTGTGATCCTGGACCAGAGTACTGGTACATTAATACTGGGTATTTTTTATTCGAATCGAAGTTAACAGGCTTAATAGTATACATATTTAAGTCGTTTCCGTTTATATTAATAGTAGAAAACTCTTTTTTACTTAAATTATACTTCGCTACCACTTCTTTTAAAGCAGCATTATCTTTTACCGTTTTTAAAACATTTCCTGCATCATTTCTTAAAGAATACACTGTTGGAGTAGATGCATCAGAAAATGTATTTATAAAATAATGCATGTTTCTACTAAATGACGCACTATTTGTTCCTAAAGGATTACTTAAAACTTTTTTATTCTCTCCTTTTAAAGAAATACTATAAACACCTCTATTTATTGATCCATTTTCTACCGATTGATAGTAAACTGTTTTTTTATCAGCATCAAAACCATAATAAGAAGTTACCTCCCAATTACCTTTTGTAACTTGATTAATCAATTCCCCTTTTTTATTGTAATGATAAATGTGATTGAAACCATCTTTTTCACTTGTCCAAATAAAACTATTATCATTTAAAAAAGTTAAATCATCATTTACCTCTACATAAGCTTTATCTGTTTCATTTAATATTAATGAAGTATCATATGTTTTAGCATTGATAAAATACATCTTTAAATCATTTTGATGACGATTTAAAGTACGTACTGCTAAAACATTATCATCTTTTGTCCAATTAATTCTTGGTATATATTCGTAGTCTCCAAAAATAATTTTTGCTGTTCCGTTTGTTGCTAAAGAATACACATGTAAAGTAACCTTAGCATTATCTTCTCCTGCTTTCGGATACTTAAAAACTTCTTGTGTTGGATATTTCTCTTTACCATACACATCCATCGAAAATGTTTTTACTGCACTTTCATCAAAACGTAAAAAAGCAAGATTACTACCATTTTTACTCCACTCAAAAGCTTTTACAAAACCAAATTCTTCTTCGTAAACCCAATCAGTAATACCATTTATAATTTTATTCTTTTCTCCATCAGTTGTTACTTGAACAAGTGAATTACTTGAAAAATCTCTTATAAATAGATTATTATCTTTTGCGTATGCTACTCTTTTACTATCTGGCGAAAAAGTGGGTCTTTGAATGTCTTCTCCTATTAGCCTTAATGTTTTTGAAGCAATGTCATACATATAGAATGTTCCTAAAAAAGAATGACGAAATATTGACTTAAAGTTAGTTCCTAAAATTAACTTCGTTTCATCACTATTAAAACTATATGATTGAAACGTTTTTAACTCGTTTAAATCTTTACTATCTACAATTGTTGCAACTTTTTCTAAAGTTTTATAATCGTATTTATCAACAGAAGAGCTACCTTCTTTATTATTCAATAATGAATAATAATCTCCATTCATTGAATTTAAAGAGTTCATGTAATCAGCTCTAAATGTGCCTTTTCTCCATATATCTTCTAAAGAAACATCTTTTTTTTGTGCTTGTAAAAGCGTAGATATCCCTATAAAAAGTAGTACTATTTTTTTCATATTGAGTTGTTGTTTACTTAAAAAGTTTGCCAAGTTTACGGAAAAATCACCAAAAAATGTACCAAAAAACTAGAAATCCTAAATAAGAACTCTATTTTAACAAGATTCATTTATCTTTGGAGCACCTAAATTTTACTAAGAATGTCTAAAATTATTGCTGGATTTTCTAAACTTACGAAAGAAGAAAAAATAGACTGGTTAGCTAAAGCATATTTCAATAGCCAACCTGAAATTACACAAACATTAAAACAGTATTGGAATATAGATGCTAAACTACAGCAATTACATGATGATTTTATAGAAAATACTATTTCTAATTTTTACATGCCTTACGGAATTGCACCTAACTTTGTTATAAATGGTCGTGATTATGTAATACCAATGGTTGTTGAAGAAAGTTCTGTAGTTGCCGCCGCATCTTTGGTTGCTAAATACTGGAGTACTCGAGGTGGTTTTAAAACTGAAGTTATTTCAACTACTAAAATTGGGCAAGTACATTTTATGTATGAGGGAGATAAAACCGATTTAGAAAACTACTTTAATCAGCAAAAACCCTTATTATTCAAAGCTACAGCTTCTATCACCAAAAATATGGAGAAACGGGGTGGAGGTATTTTAGATATTCAACTTATTGATAAAACAGCTAAGCTTGATAACTACTATCAATTACATGTAACTTTTGAAACAAAAGATAGCATGGGTGCGAATTTTATTAATTCGTGTTTAGAAGCTATGGCTAATCAATTTAGGCGCGATGATATTGAAATTGTAATGAGTATATTATCTAATTATGTTACTGACTGTATTGTTAAAGCAGAGGTTAGTTGTAAGATAGAAGATTTAGGTGGTGAAAATCCTCAAAAATTTGCTCAAAAATTCCATCAAGCAATTCAGATCG
This genomic stretch from Tenacibaculum sp. Bg11-29 harbors:
- a CDS encoding peptide MFS transporter; amino-acid sequence: MNTVKQEDLWGHPKGLYVLFFVEMWERFSYYGMRAILTLYLAAPILLGNPQSGFGWSNTETISFYGTYTMLVYLTSIPGGWIADKYIGQKKAVMLGGVLLCIGHGILAIDTQWAFFTGLLFIVIGVGFLKPNISTMVGGLYPKGDDRRDKGFYVFYIGINLGAFLGALAVGIVAAKYGWHYGFGLAGIGMALGQIVYMYGLKYLEGVGEFLGKNDSPDKELMKKPLTAVEKDRMLVMFLSFLIIIVFWGAFEQAGGLMSLYTEQKTDRLLPFFDYEVPAAVFQSVNAFFIIILGTAVGAFWHKWGKKGKESSSLFKMAIGVIIMAFGFFFMSKASTEVVMDGENVIAKSAMIWLVLAYLFHTIGELCASPVALSFITKLAPVKYASFMMGAYFAATGLGNKVAGLVGAMSEGAGEFQVFTGIAVFCTIFGILIILILKPLKRLTHGAEDIKGTSNEEAEGFELADNN
- a CDS encoding S9 family peptidase; translation: MKKIVLLFIGISTLLQAQKKDVSLEDIWRKGTFRADYMNSLNSMNGDYYSLLNNKEGSSSVDKYDYKTLEKVATIVDSKDLNELKTFQSYSFNSDETKLILGTNFKSIFRHSFLGTFYMYDIASKTLRLIGEDIQRPTFSPDSKRVAYAKDNNLFIRDFSSNSLVQVTTDGEKNKIINGITDWVYEEEFGFVKAFEWSKNGSNLAFLRFDESAVKTFSMDVYGKEKYPTQEVFKYPKAGEDNAKVTLHVYSLATNGTAKIIFGDYEYIPRINWTKDDNVLAVRTLNRHQNDLKMYFINAKTYDTSLILNETDKAYVEVNDDLTFLNDNSFIWTSEKDGFNHIYHYNKKGELINQVTKGNWEVTSYYGFDADKKTVYYQSVENGSINRGVYSISLKGENKKVLSNPLGTNSASFSRNMHYFINTFSDASTPTVYSLRNDAGNVLKTVKDNAALKEVVAKYNLSKKEFSTININGNDLNMYTIKPVNFDSNKKYPVLMYQYSGPGSQNVKNSWNGANDYWHQMLAQDGYIVVCVDGRGTGFKGRDFKKVTYMNLVKLETEDQIAVAKKLADLSYVDAKRIGIWGWSFGGHMSTNCLLKGNDIFATAIAVAPVTTWRFYDSIYTERYMRTPEENPTGYDENSPLNYPELLKGKYLLIHGTGDDNVHVQNAYRMAEALIQANKQFEWGMYPDRNHGIYGGNTRLHLYTKMTNFIKNNL
- a CDS encoding hydroxymethylglutaryl-CoA reductase, degradative, with translation MSKIIAGFSKLTKEEKIDWLAKAYFNSQPEITQTLKQYWNIDAKLQQLHDDFIENTISNFYMPYGIAPNFVINGRDYVIPMVVEESSVVAAASLVAKYWSTRGGFKTEVISTTKIGQVHFMYEGDKTDLENYFNQQKPLLFKATASITKNMEKRGGGILDIQLIDKTAKLDNYYQLHVTFETKDSMGANFINSCLEAMANQFRRDDIEIVMSILSNYVTDCIVKAEVSCKIEDLGGENPQKFAQKFHQAIQIAEIEPYRAVTHNKGIMNGIDAVVLATGNDFRAIEAGAHAYASKDGHYKTLTHCEIKDGIFRFWIEIPLALGTVGGLTALHPMAKLSLDMMQKPSAKELMKIIATAGLAQNFAALRALTTKGIQHGHMKMHLQNILNQLEATTKEREIITLYFESTTVSHSAVVDKFNELRK